One stretch of Labeo rohita strain BAU-BD-2019 unplaced genomic scaffold, IGBB_LRoh.1.0 scaffold_2211, whole genome shotgun sequence DNA includes these proteins:
- the LOC127159500 gene encoding tumor necrosis factor receptor superfamily member 14-like gives MCDPGKRVKKHCDENTSTMCDSCPAMTYTDAPNGLTECLPCFVCDSSNGLRVKHACTSISNTVCEPLAGFYCIDLLSNCKKAMKHSTCSPGQYVNQAGTEFSDTVCDDCPAGSYSDGTFCKLHTKSPDFVGKFSSFLTCNNAEYEINGECCPMCDPGKRVKKHCDENTSTMCDSCPAMTYTDAPNGLAECLPCFVCDSSNGLRVKHACTSISNTVCEPLPGFYCIDLLSNCKKAMKHSTCSPGQYVNQAGTEFSDTVCNDCPAGSYSDGTFCKLHTKCESLGKTTVKAGTETSDVECSNGIEPTY, from the exons GAAAGCGAGTTAAGAAACACTGTGATGAAAACACAAGCACAATGTGTGATTCATGTCCTGCAATGACCTACACTGATGCTCCAAATGGACTCACAGAATGTCTGCCATGTTTTGTCTGTGATTCAA GTAATGGGCTGAGAGTAAAGCATGCATGTACTTCAATATCAAATACAGTGTGTGAACCTCTGgcaggtttttactgtatagACTTGCTCTCCAACTGTAAAAAGGCCATGAAACATTCAACCTGCTCACCTGGACAGTACGTCAACCAAGCCG GAACAGAATTTAGCGATACTGTATGTGATGACTGTCCTGCTGGTTCATATTCAGATGGCACATTCTGCAAATTGCATACAAA ATCACCAGATTTTGTGGGTAAATTTAGCTCTTTTCTCACATGCAATAATGCAGAATATGAAATTAATGGAGAGTGTTGCCCCATGTGTGATCCAG GAAAGCGAGTTAAGAAACACTGTGATGAAAACACAAGCACAATGTGTGATTCATGTCCTGCAATGACCTACACTGATGCTCCAAATGGACTCGCAGAATGTCTGCCATGTTTTGTCTGTGATTCAA GTAATGGGCTGAGAGTAAAGCATGCATGTACTTCAATATCAAATACAGTGTGTGAACCTCtgccaggtttttactgtatagACTTGCTCTCCAACTGTAAAAAGGCCATGAAACATTCAACCTGCTCACCTGGACAGTACGTCAACCAAGCCG GAACAGAATTTAGCGATACTGTATGTAATGACTGTCCTGCTGGTTCATATTCAGATGGCACATTCTGCAAATTGCATACAAA GTGTGAATCTCTTGGAAAAACAACAGTCAAAGCAGGAACTGAAACATCTGATGTTGAATGCAGTAATGGAATTGAGCCAACTTACTGA